TTTGCCATTGCAATAGTTTCTAGAAAATGCAGAGCCAAGGTACAtgcatgtaaaaaaaaaaatattctggAATATTTTTCAAAGTGAGACTCATTTTGGCTAATGAATACTTATTAGCAGGTTTACAATGTTGTTAAGTTACCAGAACTTTATTGTGTCAGCAATACACTATATAATCTGCCTACCCTACCGCCAAAGGTGTTTCTATTACATTTTAGGCAAGAATAATGAGTGTTCTGGTAAATGGTGAGGTTGAGTATGATAAAATTCAGCCCTTGAGAAAAATGCCACATTTACATTTTTACATGAAAAACGCAAGTTTTTCGTTTTGTTAGTTGTGTACATTGATGGCCTATATCTAGTACCATGAAATAATTGCTTAGAATAATAGTTTATGCAAATTGATGGGGTCTGATGCCAAGTTTAAGAGGGATAGAGTAGTGTAATGCAATTGTTTGTTCCTTAAGTGAGCTGACTTCAATTAATGAGctatttttatttacttgatGATAATGTAAACAGTGAGTTACATAATGCTATAGGGGTTGGTTAAAGGGGAAAGGAATTATATTATAATGAGGTGTATGTTTGGTAACGGTAGATTTTTGGAtatgaaaatgataataatGCATAATGTTTTTGCCCGAAAAGGTGATAgtagttattatttttttgttaagtTTGGTGCATGATGACATGTAGTACTTAGTTTGCTTTAATTATGGTTGATTCCATCCAAATTTGAGATTGTTTGTATGTAATTTGCAGGTTGATGGCGCTAAAATTTTCTTGTGGATTTGAACAAGGTGCTTAAATGAGCTGACTTTTCTTcaaattgggaatggtttaTGGATGGTAGTTTTCATAGTCATGTCATAATGGAATCCAGTAATGTGTTAAAAATATCATAGATTAATGCTTAGTTCATAATTACCAAAATATGTAGTTTGTACGAGTGTAGATTCTATTTTTTCACAATCTATTTTTGGTTCATATATTGTTTCCACTTACTTTTTTTAAGCTGTACATGAATacacatttttttcatatatcatTGTCGGCTATTGAGCGAATTGTTGAATGTTATCGGGAAGTTGGGTTCCATGAAATTGCCAAATTGTGCTATGCAGAAATTGAATTGAAGTTGATTTTGGCATATTCATATTTTGCTTTCATGTACATTTCCAATTTTGTAATCTGCTACCGCCTACAATTCTGGAATTACGTCCGAAGATGATATTTTGGATTATGTTATGACGTTGATTATAACATTCAATTGAATTCAAGACCAAGTTTCTGCCTGCCAAGTCACCTGCACAAGCAGGCCGTTGGCTCTGAGTTTTGCAAAAATCTTAAAACCTCTTATAGAGtgcattctctctctctctctctttctctccaatGACCAATGTAAGTTCTATGTGTTGAACATAGATGATCTAGATTATTCCTCCTCCCAAAATTGCTGTATTCTTGGTGTAATAAACAAAATTAATTCTAATTCAATTGAAATGTGTTCTTTTGaatttatatataataaaagTAACAAAGAGACACCTATCATCTCTCACACACAGATATGCAAGGAAAAAGTCACACTGTAGTAttctaaccaaaaaaaaattaaaccgaTTTTCACTGTTACTGGATTCCGCACTTCAGTTTTAGCATTAGTTCAGCTTATGAAATTGTTTTCTTGCAAATGCCGTTTCTCCCTCTCCTTGACAGCTTCTTTAGCAATCCTCCACTTCCCCTTTTTTCAacagtactttttttttctcttataaCGTACGACTTATGACGTACGATATATGCAAATCATCATGTTCTATGCTTTTACACTTAATGAAAAATGCTGAACTTTATTCTCATGCTAAACAAGCAATAGAGTAAAGATAAGACAAGAATTCAATTTCTAGCTAAATAGCTTTAAATCTCAGCAGTACCTTTATATAAATCTAAATAAATATTCGTACTATTTTCGTGAAGCGATTGTaccttttatttattcatgtATATTTATGTTTAACTGCGTACATAAAATTATTAACCGACAAATATTTTTGTTCTATGACTCCATATATTTAAGAGGGCATGTTTTATATTTATCCCAACGCGCAACGCGCGTTTTATGCCTCCTAGTTGATAAAAAAAAGGGGTGAGCACTTGTTAAAATGTAATTCAGGAGTTGGATTTTAGAAAGATAACATTAATGAAAAAATGCATAAATGCAATGGAAAGTAGTAATTgttaatatttgtatatatatggtaaaTTGAGTAGAATTTAGGTGTGTTAACGAGTATCGAACAGACTCTTGTTAGaaaaacccccaaaaaaaaagaaaagaaaagctgtAACTTCATCTTCGTCGTTTTCCTGAATCACCATCGTCATTGCAAACAGTACCGTAGGCAAGAATTTGGGGAAGTTTGAGCCTTTGAGGTGACCACAATTGCAAAAGGGATACTTTGCATTTAGTCCTGCAACTTTGTTcttctcccccccccccccccccccagaAAAAACACCCCTCTCTCTCCCCTTCAAATATTAGAGTTGCAATTATTCGGCTGGACACTGGTGGAAATTGGAAAACCGGCCGGAATTGATCGTTATCCCAAGCAAGTTTTCTACTGACTAAGCCAGAGCAACAATTCCTGGAAAAAGCAAAATATTGAGAATAATAATCCAGTACGTTGAAATGGCCTGATGCAAATGTTGTTTCATAATCAGGATGCTTGATTCTTTTATGTTAGTGCTAATGAAATCAGTGTAACCTTGTTAACCAACATATATTTAATAGGACTAAGCAAATTTTACTTTGGTTGGCATTCCAACCTATTCTAATTATTTGGGATGGAAAATGAAACAGGCAGTCAAATCGTGGATTATGTAAGTACGATCAAAATTGTGGAATTAATATTTCAATTGCTATTCATTTCATATAGTAAGTGAACTACACAAATAACTCTTTCTCTATTTAAAAATCCTACACTTCACCTAAAAGTTCTGCTGACACTAGCTCATGAaccttgattcttttttttcctttttcattctattttttgaaatttttttttaacttttcgaCAATTGGTTTTCTGGAACCATCAACTTCCCGAGTTTGGGTGGTTGCTTCAACAACCCAAATGTTTGTTGAGGTTTTTTTCATTAAGTTTTTCAAGTcatctttttcctctcaaggaATAATTGATTTAAAAGTCTTTTGAGGTATATTTTGGCCAGTTAGACTGACAAAATTGTAGGGCATCCATGTTTAACTTTGTGATTGGTACTTTTTGGTTATGTTCAAATTTGCACTAATTAACAACAATTCAAAAAGATGCTACAAGACTGTTTTACCAAGATCTATTAATGTTAAACCAAATTAGTAACATAATCAAGAATTAATTATAGATTGTCATCATAATTTTCATAGTAAAACATGGAATTCAAAATAGCACCTTTATATATCTCTAATTTTTATTGATTATCAACATATTTTTCCCCTATAATTCATCtagaatgattttttttaattcctaTTAATCTTAGATCTTGGCTCCACCACTAATTGATAGCTCCAACTCCCATCTCGGTTTTGACATGGTCTCGTGAGCAGAAAGATTACACACTCATTTgatttgattggtttgaatCAATCAGGATAAGCACAAAGTAATGGAACCGTTGCTATGGACGTTTAATGTAGATGTTTACAGGATAAGCCAATTGATCTAATTGATCTAGGAATAGGTCCTTCAAATCTATTAAATGCAAGGGAAAGATCAATCACATCTTGCATACCTCCAATTGTACTAGGGATGATCCCTGAAATTTGATTCATAGAAACATTTAACAGTGTTGCAGCCTTTAAACTTCCGATTTCTGAGGGAAGAGAGCCACTCAAATAGTTTGAAGAcaaatcaagatgcaagagaTCACCGAGGCTCCCTAAGCTTGAAGGTAGAGCAGAGTTAAATTTGTTGGAACTTAGATAAATGTATCTTAGAGATGTAATGTTCCCTAAGCATGCTGGCACCGTGCAGATAACTTTTGTACATAGAATTAGGCTATAGCAGTAAATAGTTGTATTTTGTATGGCAGGTTGAATTTCGGGTTCATCTTGGTTATTGCCAATTGCTACAATGTACATGGCAGGAAGATTTAAAAGTTAGTATGcacaaaattttaattattttgattttgattctAGATAGGGTGATGTTATGTCCCGATTTTGGGATGTGACAACACATATAGTGGCTTCTTTTCTTCTAAATTCTCTTGTTCATTGCACGAATGAGGAGAGAGTTATCTTGGCTGAAAATTTTTGAAGGCTTTTCTGAACTGAAAAGGGAAAAGTGGATTAAAAAGGATCAAGTGATGATATTCCATCCAACTTGCTTGGGAATCCATCAATGGTTGTCAATTAAtcaaaattatgaaattatgaAGATGAATTGTGTTTTGACTTGAAGAACAAAATTAGTCCAAACCCCAAACATTGGGAATCAAAAGTGCAATTTTCCCTTCATGATAGAAATGATACACCATGAAGGCCTAAACTGGTTTCTATCAAATATGGTTTACTTTTGTCATAGGTTGTAAATTATTTTCGTTGAAGTGGTAATATAAAAATCTTCTATTATGCTTGAATAACAAATTGATTGTCGAAAAATGTTTTTGATTTCTTCCACAAAATTCTGTAGTTTCCCAGCTTGCAACAAGTTGAAGCTCAAAAAGCCAAATTGAATACATTTATTCCACCAGCTAAACAAATGCCTTACTATCATTACAATACAAGTATTATAGAGATTAAATACTTGGCCTTTGTGGTTTCACAGAACTTGAACTGCAACAGAGTATATTTAAATATCAAAACAAGCCAATGTTCCACATATCATATACCAACCAATGAATATTAAGCGCAAATAAGTAAAATCGATGTATATAAAAGGCAATGCTCAAAAGCTTTATGCGTAATAGCATTTTTTTCAGCATATATATTTGCTACAAAATAAAAAGTCTAACTATATGAAACAGAACCTGACTTGTCTTGCACGGTGGACACCCGCTAACCTTGATGCTATAGTCTCTGAAGACTATTCTAATGTCACCGAATAGCGACCTGATATTGTGCGAAGTTCTAACCCAGCAAGATGTTTAAAGAAGACTTGACGGTGGCCCTTCGCCGCCCCGGTCCCTTAGGGTAGGGCTGTAATCAAGTCGAGTCGAGCGCGAGTATTGCTATACTCGAGCTCAACTCGACAGTAGAGATATGTTGCTCGacttcgagctcgagctcgagtgaGTAACAGAAATGGAGTTCGCACTCGAACATGAAAAATTGCTCGAAAACTCGAGATCGATTCGATTTCTTGTGAGTAtgactcgagctcgagtactTGACTCGAGCTCGAGATTCTTGTCCACTTCTAGAATTATTTTTTCCtctcaaattatttttttccttgtgAAATGACTATATGACCTATAAATATTTTAAAGCTATAGCCAACATTTTGGTAATTTAGACAACTCCAAGCCTGAAAGAGTAAAATTGTAATaactaaatatataatttttaattaattaatttgtgcTCGTTAAGGCTCGACGAGCCATCGAGCTTGACAAATTAATACTCGAACTCGGCTTGATATATTAACGAGCTACTTGAGCTCGACTCAAGCTTTTTTTGACCGAACTCGCGAGCTGCTCGCGAGGAGCTCGGTTCGTTTATATCCCTACCTTAGGTTCCGTCCTTACCGGCGTGTTTAAAAAGCACGTTATTCACACCTTATTTACACACACTAATTTGTTTGCATCATcgacacatttttcaattacctttttatctcatatacatcacatcaaaaaagtgctacattttttcacaaaattatctcaaataatttacaatcaaAACACGTAATTTTGAACTTGGTTAGAAATAAATGTAATGAGCTTTTTCCAATGTGGTGAAACTTTTAAAGTAATGACGACTAGATATGAAAGTGTTGAAAATATGCTTGAATTTTCTAAAAAGCAGTGACAAAAACTCGTATTTAGAATGGGTATGTAAAAGTCATCCTTACATTTGATTTGCATTTTGGCAGagcgtatatatatatatatatatatatatatatatatatatagaaaaagTAATATTATGATACTTTATTGGAACAAGTATTTGTCCGATTAAAAAGATGATAGGAGTTAAAAGAATAGttcataaaatatttttcaaatagtAGCTGATCAAACAAATataatttgcaaaaaattgttTGTTCATGATATACCACAAACTAGTTAATTTACGTTTTTAATAAAATCTGAGCAATCATATCATCTGTACTATAATGCTCGGATAACAAATTGATTGCCCAAAAAATGTTTTTGATTTCTTCCACAGGATTATATAGTTTCTAAGCTTGCAATGacttgaaattcaaaaggagTTAAAAGCAACGTCATCAATCAAAATTGAAGGATATAATAAATTGGAAGAGAAGGTCTAGAGCTCACTTTCAGGGGAGACTTCAGAGACGACCGGAGGTAAGATAATGAGCTGCATCTTCCCCGATATTGAGACTACTTAATAATTTGAAGCATTAATGTTCTACCCACCTTGGATACACAAATAATTTGAAAGCCGTATTCAATTTTAATTCACATATTTTGCTAGAAAGTGACCCTACGGAATGATAGACATCTATGCTAGTTGGTCATAGCTACGTCTATCTCGATTCGATGCATAGAGCCGATGATTTGATTTCATATGAACTAGATGGTATAATAAAAAGATCTTGCAAAGTTTCGTGCAGAAGCAAATATtttagctaaaaaaaaaaaatactttgaaAACTTTAAAACATTTAagggatgaaaatgaaaatttcacaatctaTCTTGGGACGATGACTCCTATTGATGTTATCATAGTTAATTGATGTTCCCCACCTCCACGTGTGTGTTACTGTGTCATGAAGACTTCCACGCTCGTCTTCAGTATATATGATTTTGCTGCTGACACTAATTCATGCGAGTTTCAGTcaaaaaaaatctcaacttgATCAATGAGCAAGGCCATGGGCAAAATTCACTACCTTTTCTTGATAAATTTTAGCTTAGTTTCGTTAGCCATGATGGCTGCCGGCAACAGTAATGTTACAACGGATCAATTAGCGCTTCTTGCGCTAAGAGATCGCATGATCAATTCAGAGCCTCGAGAAATCTTGGCAAAAAACTGGTCCATTACCTCCTCCGTCTGTGATTGGATAGGGGTCACCTGCGGGTCTCGACACCGCCGAGTGACTGCCTTGAATATCTCAAAGATGAACCTTACTGGTACCTTACCTCCTCAACTTGGGAACCTGTCCTTTCTGGTTTCCCTTAACATTAGCAGGAACAATTTCCATGGAGAGTTGCCCCCTGAGTTAGTTCACTTGCGCAGATTGAGATACCTTAATTTTAGGACCAACAATCTCAGTGGAGAGCTTCCCTCCTGGTTTGGTTACTTACACAAACTCCAATTCCTGTCTCTCGGAAACAATAGCTTTTCGGGTTCTATCCCGCCTTCCATCTCTAACATGTCAAAATTGGAGACGCTATGTCTGTCTTTCAATTCCATTGAGGGGACCGTTCCAACAGAATTTCAGAATCTTCATAATTTGAAGACTTTGGTTGTTGAGTATAATCCGCTTTCCGGTCCTTTGCCTCTCCATGTATTCAACATTTCCTCACTGGAAAACATTGCCTTCTGGAATAACAACCTATATGGCATTCTTCCGGACGACA
Above is a genomic segment from Coffea eugenioides isolate CCC68of chromosome 5, Ceug_1.0, whole genome shotgun sequence containing:
- the LOC113769839 gene encoding receptor kinase-like protein Xa21, which codes for MSKAMGKIHYLFLINFSLVSLAMMAAGNSNVTTDQLALLALRDRMINSEPREILAKNWSITSSVCDWIGVTCGSRHRRVTALNISKMNLTGTLPPQLGNLSFLVSLNISRNNFHGELPPELVHLRRLRYLNFRTNNLSGELPSWFGYLHKLQFLSLGNNSFSGSIPPSISNMSKLETLCLSFNSIEGTVPTEFQNLHNLKTLVVEYNPLSGPLPLHVFNISSLENIAFWNNNLYGILPDDICQRLKKLTWLNLAYNNLIGRIPSTVSQCSQLRYLSLSGNHFTGPIPMGIGNLTMLEQIHLQMNNLTGSDVKAQPLSISLD